A region of the Cytobacillus luteolus genome:
ATTCCTATCCCTAGAAGGAGATATATGACGATATCCACAATTTTCCTCCTTTTAAATAAACACTATTTTAATCTTACTATATCCATATGGATAAAAAAAGGGATATACAACACAATTTCCAGATGTTAATACAATGATTAAACTTATTACATTTATATTACAATAATAATTAATTTAAATGAAAATTGTCCATATTGGTTTGAAAGTATCTCATCCTATGTTAGAATAGCAACTATTCTTGTACAAGGGGGAAGAAACATGATTAAACATCGAAAAATAGTTATGCTACTTACGAGTATTTTACTTGTACTAGGCTTAGTTGGCTGTGGAGCAACTGGACAAGAAGTTAAGGATGAAAGTCAAGAACAGGGTAATGTAGTTGCTGTTGTAAATGATGAAAATATTTCGCAACAGGAATTCGACGAATCCTTAGATCAACTGAAAATGACATATGCCCAACAAGGAATGAATGTTGAGGACCTACAAGAGGACCAATTAAAAGAAATGGAACAACAAGTGGTCAACCAACTTGTAAATACTAAGCTACTACTTCAGGCTGCGGAAAAGAATGACATAGAGGCAACAGAAGAAGAGGTTGAGCAAAGCTTAGTCCAAATTAAAGACCAATTCGAAAATGACGAAGATTTCAAAAGTGCTCTTGAAGCAAATAATCTAACTTTAGATCAACTAGAAAAACAAATTGCAGAAGAGCTTAAAATTAATCAATATATAACAGAAAATACAGTAGAAGTTACAGTTGAAGAAGAAGAAATCATGGCAATGTATGACCAATACAAAGAACAAAGTGAAGAAGTGCCAGCTTATGAAGAGGTAAAAGCACAACTAGAACAACAAATTAAGCAGCAAAAAAGCCAAGAAGAATTTGGAAAACTCGTTCAAAAGCTAAGAGATGATAGTGAGATTGAAGTTTTAATATAATGCAGTAAGAAAAATACAATTTAAAAATGACCATCAAAATGTGATCTGTTTTGATGGTCATTTTTTATTTACAGAATTTACATGGGGAAGTGTGTATATATGTTAAAATATGTAATAGATTGTGAAATGCAATACTTAAGTAAACATAGCGTTTGTTCAATATAAAGCATAACTTATGATGAGTTGAAATTGAGGGGAGAAGTATCAATGAAGAAGGTTATTATTTCTATAATTTCATTTTTTATAGTTTTTGTCGCTACTTATTTAATAATTGGTTATTTGCCAAATTTCCGAATTAAATTAGATGCTCCGCCATTAGAATACTTTGTTGAAACCATAAAGCATATGGTGTTTTTCAAATCCCTGGTTTCTTTTTTTGTAGGGGTATTGGTATCTGGTGTTTTGCTCATTATTATAAGGCTAAAAATGAAACTACAATGAATTTACGTTAAGATCCATTCCTTCAATTTTTGTGATTGTGAAGGGTTGCATTTAAAATAACGGATGCGAATGAAAAAATGAGGTGCTATTTTTGAAAAAGAAACCATTAATATTAATTATATTATTAGCATTATTTTTATTTTCTTGGTTTATAATTTCTATCAATCAACCACCTGAATGGGAAGGAACTTCATCCAGTGGTATTTGGAAAACAACTTTTGAAGATGAATATAGTCCTAAAGGATTTTGGAACGGATTTTTTACTTGGAATGGTGTGGAGACAATAACGGTTACAAAAATAAGTTTGACAAGGAATGATATCGAAATTCATGGTTGGGAGAAAGACGAAACCTTGGAACCTAAGACATCATATAATTACCTAACTACCACAAATACCTTTGATAATAAGAAAGATAAATATATATTAACAATTTATTGGAATGACAATAAAGATCAACATTTTGAAGCAATCCACCTATTACCGAAAACAAGGTATTTTGTTTTTCCTAAATTCTAATACGGTGTACTTTTCTTTAATAAGCGAATTTAAAAAATAAATACCAAAATGGTTTTAAATTATGTAAATAGGAGGTAGGTTTTATGAGGTCAAACCCAATATTAAATCAAATCGGAACTACATTTATTCCTGTTAGTGACATTGAAAGAGCACGTGACTGGTATTGTGAAATACTAGAATTACCTGCAGATGGTGAGATTTTATTTGGTCACTTATACATATTACCAATGATAGGAACAGGTATTGTATTAGATAGCAAAATATTTTCAGAAGATAACATCTATAAAGCGCCACCTTTTCATTTAAATACAAATGATATAGAACAAGCTTATCAATATATGAAAAGCAAAAATGTTGAGATTACAACAAAAATTGAAAATAATCATTGGTTCAATTTCAAGGACTTAGATGGGAATCATTTAATGATTTGTCAATGTTAGTTGTGTAATAAAAAACGCTTGGATTGTCCAAGCGTTTTGTTTGCAGTGTGTTTTAGTATATTATTTCACCTAAATCTCTCTTGGAAAAATTGCAGGTTCATCTAGAAAAGGAGCACGGACCTCAATGCTCTCATCAGTAATCGGGTGTTTTAGTC
Encoded here:
- a CDS encoding SurA N-terminal domain-containing protein, with translation MIKHRKIVMLLTSILLVLGLVGCGATGQEVKDESQEQGNVVAVVNDENISQQEFDESLDQLKMTYAQQGMNVEDLQEDQLKEMEQQVVNQLVNTKLLLQAAEKNDIEATEEEVEQSLVQIKDQFENDEDFKSALEANNLTLDQLEKQIAEELKINQYITENTVEVTVEEEEIMAMYDQYKEQSEEVPAYEEVKAQLEQQIKQQKSQEEFGKLVQKLRDDSEIEVLI
- a CDS encoding VOC family protein; the encoded protein is MRSNPILNQIGTTFIPVSDIERARDWYCEILELPADGEILFGHLYILPMIGTGIVLDSKIFSEDNIYKAPPFHLNTNDIEQAYQYMKSKNVEITTKIENNHWFNFKDLDGNHLMICQC